In Solanum lycopersicum chromosome 5, SLM_r2.1, the following are encoded in one genomic region:
- the LOC101252778 gene encoding transmembrane 9 superfamily member 7-like, which translates to MLEKMWKFVRENVLRMMSSFFWSLLIILLFPWHLRLHAFYLPGVAPTDFQTGDSLHVKVNKLSSTKTQLPYNYYFLSYCKPPRVTNSAENLGEVLRGDRIENSVYTFKMNETESCKVACRIKLDVVSAKNFNDKIDDDYRVNMILDNLPVAVPRQKVDRMGEKSHERGFQVGFKGTFEGRKEKSYFINNHLNFKVMYHEDLEARTARVAGFEVTPLSINHEYNKWDEENTKLTTCKHGKPTVFGTNSVPQEIVAHNEVVFTYDVTFESSNIRWASRWDSYLHTNGDQIHWFSIINSLIIVLFLSGIVAMIIMRTIYRDIANYNQLAQDEVQEETGWKLIHGDVFRPPENSSLLCVHVGTGVQVFGMSLVTLIFALVGFLSPSNRGGLMTAMVLLWVFMGLFAGYSSARLYKMFKGTDWKKMSLKTSLMFPTFLFAVFFVLNALIWGEKSSGAVPFGTMFILVLLWFGISVPLVFVGSFLGYRKPAAEDPVKTNRIPRLIPLQPWYMSPLISIPFGGILPYGAVFIELFFILTSIWLNQFYYIFGFLFIVFTILIVTCSEITIVIAYFQLCTEDYRWWWRAYLTSGSSALYLFLYSIYYFCSELEISKLVSGILYFGYMLIGAYAFFVVTGTIGFLACLWFIRKIYSAVKID; encoded by the exons ATGCTAGAAAAAATGTGGAAATTTGTTAGAGAAAATGTATTGAGGATGATGAGTAGCTTCTTCTGGTCACTGTTGATCATACTACTATTTCCATGGCACTTGCGATTGCATGCTTTCTATCTTCCTGGAGTTGCCCCTACCGATTTTCAAACT GGAGATTCTCTTCATGTTAAAGTAAACAAGCTTTCATCCACCAAGACACAGCTGCCGTACAATTATTACTTCTTGTCCTATTGTAAGCCTCCAAGAGTTACCAATAGTGCAGAGAACTTGGGGGAAGTTCTTCGAGGTGACCGTATTGAAAATTCTGTTTATACT TTCAAGATGAATGAGACAGAGTCCTGCAAGGTGGCATGTAGAATCAAGCTTGATGTTGTATCCGCTAAGAATTTTAACGATAAGATTGATGATGATTACCGAGTTAAC ATGATTCTGGACAATCTTCCTGTGGCTGTTCCTCGGCAAAAAGTGGATAGAATGGGAGAAAAATCTCATGAACGAggatttcaagttggatttaaAGGAACATTTGAGGGG AGGAAAgagaaaagttattttataaataaccaTTTGAATTTCAAAGTTATGTATCATGAGGATCTTGAGGCGCGCACTGCTCGTGTTGCTGGTTTTGAGGTTACTCCCCTCAG TATTAACCATGAGTACAACAAGTGGGATGAGGAGAACACTAAATTAACGACATGCAAGCATGGGAAGCCAACTGTATTTGGAACTAACTCTGTACCTCAAGAGATTGTTGCACACAACGAAGTAGTGTTTACATATGACGTTACCTTTGAG TCAAGTAATATCAGATGGGCGTCACGTTGGGACTCATACCTTCATACGAATGGAGATCAGATCCATTGGTTCTCAATTATAAATTCTTTGATAATTGTGCTTTTTCTATCTGGAATAGTAGCTATGATCATTATGAGAACTATATACAGAGACATTGCCAACTACAATCAGTTGGCACAAGACGAAGTTCAAGAAGAAACTGGATGGAAGTTGATACATGGGGATGTCTTCAGGCCACCTGAAAACTCCAGTTTACTGTGTGTGCATGTTGGGACTGGAGTCCAAGTTTTTGGAATGTCCCTTGTCACACTGATATTTGCTTTAGTTGGTTTTCTTTCACCTTCTAATCGTGGTGGGCTGATGACAGCTATGGTTTTACTATGGGTATTCATGGGCTTATTTGCTGGATACTCCTCTGCTAGATTATACAAGATGTTCAAAGGAACAGACTGGAAAAAAATGTCACTGAAAACATCCCTTATGTTCCCTACTTTTCTTTTCGCCGTGTTTTTTGTTCTGAATGCTCTAATATGGGGAGAGAAATCTTCTGGAGCCGTCCCGTTTGGGACAATGTTCATTTTGGTCCTACTCTGGTTTGGCATTTCAGTACCTTTAGTCTTCGTGGGAAGCTTCCTAGGTTATCGAAAACCTGCAGCTGAAGATCCCGTTAAAACAAATAGGATACCTAGATTGATCCCTTTGCAGCCTTGGTACATGAGTCCTTTAATCTCTATACCTTTTGGAGGAATACTTCCATATGGTGCAGTGTTTATAGAACTGTTTTTTATCTTGACATCGATATGGCTGAACCAGTTTTATTACATATTTGGATTTCTCTTCATTGTCTTCACCATTCTTATAGTAACTTGCTCGGAGATAACCATAGTAATAGCCTACTTCCAATTATGCACTGAGGACTATCGTTGGTGGTGGCGAGCCTATTTGACTTCTGGCTCTTCCGCATTGTACCTTTTCTTGTATTCCATATACTATTTCTGTTCCGAGTTGGAGATCTCAAAACTTGTCTCAGGTATTCTTTACTTTGGTTATATGTTGATTGGTGCTTATGCATTTTTCGTTGTCACTGGGACTATTGGCTTCTTAGCCTGCTTGTGGTTTATTAGGAAGATATATTCTGCAGTCAAGATTGATTGA
- the LOC138348725 gene encoding uncharacterized protein → MASRLRDFTRMNPPTFYGSKVEEYPQEFIDEIYMILYAMVLTNNKKVELCTYQLKDVAQTWYIQLRDNTPSKGGPMTWEIFKKAFLDQFFPKDKREAKVVEFINLRQGMSVLEFSLKFTKLSMYAPYLVSDPRDEISRFVMGVLDDLQEECHSFMLNNNMNISRLIACSASRRHKIKEEE, encoded by the coding sequence ATGGCCTCCCGTTTGAGGGATTTtactaggatgaatccccctactttctatgggtccaaagTTGAGGAATACCCCCAAGAGTTTATTGATGAGATCTACATGATTCTATATGCTATGGTATTGACTAATAATAAGAAAGTTGAGTTATgcacttaccaactcaaagacgTCGCCCAAACTTGGTACATCCAATTGAGAGACAATACGCCTTCAAAAGGTGGACCAATGACATGGGAgattttcaagaaggcttttcttgatcaaTTCTTTCCTAAGGATAAGAGGGAAgctaaagtggtggagttcatcaaccttcgtcaaggtatgagtgtacttgaattctctttgaagttcactaaattgtcaatGTATGCTCCTTATTTGGTTTCTGATCCTAGAGATGAGATAAGTCgctttgtgatgggagtgtTGGATGACCTACAAGAGGAATGTCATTCGTTTATGCTAAATAACAATATGAATATTTCTCGTCTCATAGCATGCTCAGCAAGTAGAAGACACAAGATCaaagaggaagagtag